The sequence below is a genomic window from Uranotaenia lowii strain MFRU-FL chromosome 2, ASM2978415v1, whole genome shotgun sequence.
ATGAATTAATAGGAATAATAAACAGACGTATAATTGATACCTACTACTAGTTTATAAGTGGTTCACGAAATCCCACCTCACCCATCGGGCACTTGTTGTTGAAATTGAACGCCCACACAACGGGAGCCGCCAGGGACCATCTGGGTACTTTTTGGCAAAGATCGACCGTTCCTTTGATGAACGGAATGCCGTGGATTTTGATCGTATACTTGGCTTCGGCCTCGGCAAAAGGCTTGTGGTCCAGGCAACTTTGCGCTTTGAAGTCGCACTTCCTCGTCAGTACCGCCGTTAAATTGTCGTGAATTCTGACGACCGCCTCTGGACCGGCGCAGTTCtccattttgataattttcacctTGTAACCACCGTGCTGAAAGACATTAGAAGgaatttgttaaattattttctataaaTAGGTATGTCATTGACAATTGAATCTCTTCTATTCAAATATAAgagtatcaaaattaaaaagaacgaaacaattattttaaacaacttttctATTGGGAGTCACTCATCATAAAACGTTGTGAAaaattgttgagttttttttacggtcgccatggaaaGAGAAACTGTCATAAACGTCATTTTTGTGCTCTTTGATTAGCATTTGCATTTCCGAACATTTAAATCTTCACTGACTGATCATGTTCACGTGTTGCACTTTTCTCCAAGCTTGGATCCGAGTTTATTAAGGCATATTTTTTagtattaattttgaatttcgagtATTTTAAACACTAACTCTTAACCTAGTATCGTAACTTACACAAGCAATCACGATTCCGAAAAATGTGGTCACAAGAAATCCAGCGATGCTTAAACTCAATCGGGATACCATTTTTCCGGGACGAAACAGAAAAGAAAACTTAACTAAACCAATAAAACTTGTCTTCAAGGTTCAACGGCTAGCGACActttaaaacatgatttttctacGATGTAGTTTGCATTCACAGCCGTGTGAATAACTTGCGGCTCTATTTAGTTAATCGTTGATTGATCTTTCGCATACAGCGGTATGTAATTGAATAGCAAGATCTGAGACGCTTGAGATGCTGTCAAGTAATCGTTTGTCGACTCAGATTATACGGTATGTTGAACGCCGAGTCATTAGTAAGTATTCAAAAATAGTTAACTTATATTTGACAGAAACAGTAGGCACAGTTTTACACATTGTTAGCTGCTATGAcgaattaaattataaaaaaataataccttgtttatttttcaaatgcacCATGTTTAATACTGATTCCAGTCAAGCCTTTCGATAGTTTAACTATAAGCACAATTAGCTCAACACGTGGAATGCAACAATTTAGTTAGAATATTTTAGGTGGACGACAAATTGGCCTATAGGCTTAATAATGATATTGATatggttcgattttttttataacagtgCAGTTGTACAAAAATTGTTGTCTATTGGTTCTACACTTGGGTCACTTTTTCaataatcttaaaataaataaatttgttataTAATTGGGAGAGCTTAAAAGTGAACATATTGCCTA
It includes:
- the LOC129747903 gene encoding uncharacterized protein LOC129747903: MVSRLSLSIAGFLVTTFFGIVIACHGGYKVKIIKMENCAGPEAVVRIHDNLTAVLTRKCDFKAQSCLDHKPFAEAEAKYTIKIHGIPFIKGTVDLCQKVPRWSLAAPVVWAFNFNNKCPMGEGTLCTDPKRVFNISPFKQFLPLMVGKIEMQIDVKHDTGKSCIRSEMELFKEEMPEKATKPVMKTQSIDTNTATSSSS